One genomic region from Phragmites australis chromosome 1, lpPhrAust1.1, whole genome shotgun sequence encodes:
- the LOC133910091 gene encoding uncharacterized protein LOC133910091, whose amino-acid sequence MESEMADAPQPAAAVAMGGGGAAEPLAAVAEEREGEAESVGSTLTMERVAAAKKFIENHYRAQMKNIQERKDRRFKLERQLASSQVPKEQQINLIKDLERKETEYIRLKRHKICVDDFELLTIIGRGAFGEVRLCREKTSGNIFAMKKLKKSDMVVRGQVEHVRAERNLLAEVASHCIVKLYYSFQDAEYLYLIMEYLPGGDIMTLLMREDTLTEHVARFYIAETILAIESIHKHNYIHRDIKPDNLLLDKNGHMKLSDFGLCKPIDCSKLSTLNEDEPMGEDNLRESMDVDSSLSDTTNGRRWRSQHEQLQHWQMNRRKLAFSTVGTPDYIAPEVLLKKGYGMECDWWSLGAIMYEMLVGYPPFYADDPITTCRKIVHWRNHLKFPEDARLSHEARDLICRLLCDVDHRLGSAGADQIKAHPWFRGVAWDKLYEMEAAFKPQVNDELDTQNFMKFEELENPPIRTGSGHSRKTMLNSKDLSFVGYTYKNFDAVKGIKRSDLQRNSSLTRPSIGSIFGPTGMDSPIEPNGRDTHMHTISSGDPMIP is encoded by the exons ATGGAGAGCGAGATGGCGGACGCGCCGCAGCCGGCGGCCGCAGTGGcgatgggcggcggcggcgcggccgaGCCGctagcggcggtggcggaggaaAGGGAAGGGGAGGCCGAGTCGGTGGGGTCCACCCTCACCATGGAGCGCGTCGCCGCCGCGAAGAAGTTCATCGAGAACCACTACCGCGCGCAGATGAAGAACATCCAGGAGCGCAAGGACAG GCGCTTTAAATTGGAGAGACAGCTAGCTTCTTCTCAAGTCCCCAAGGAGCAGCAAATCAATTTAATAAAAGATCTGGAGAGAAAGGAAACTGAATACATTAGACTTAAAAGACACAAAATTTGTGTGGATGACTTTGAGCTGCTCACCATTATTGGGAGAGGCGCTTTTGGAGAG GTTCGACTGTGTCGAGAGAAGACATCTGGCAACATTTTTGCAATGAAAAAACTGAAGAAGTCTGATATGGTTGTCAGGGGCCAA GTGGAGCATGTTAGAGCTGAAAGGAACTTGCTGGCTGAAGTTGCTAGTCATTGCATTGTGAAGCTTTACTATTCTTTCCAAGACGCGGAGTACCTTTACCTTATTATGGAGTACCTCCCTGGTGGTGATATCATGACCCTTCTCATGAGAGAGGATACCTTAACAGAACATGTGGCTCGATTCTACATTGCTGAGACAATCCTTGCTATTGAATCCATTCATAAACATAACTACATCCACAG AGATATTAAGCCTGATAACCTGCTTCTAGACAAAAATGGTCATATGAAACTGTCAGATTTTGGGCTGTGCAAGCCAATCGATTGTTCAAAGCTCTCAACCTTGAATGAAGACGAACCTATGGGTGAAGACAACCTGAGGGAATCAATGGATGTTGATAGTTCTTTGTCTGATACTACAAATGGTAGAAGATGGAGAAGTCAACATGAACAGCTTCAGCACTGGCAGATGAACAGGAGAAAATTG GCATTCTCAACTGTTGGGACGCCAGACTATATTGCTCCAGAGGTTCTGCTAAAGAAGGGATATGGAATGGAATGCGATTG GTGGTCCCTGGGTGCTATCATGTATGAGATGCTTGTTGGGTATCCACCGTTTTATGCTGATGATCCGATAACTACATGTCGAAAG ATTGTGCATTGGAGAAACCATTTGAAATTTCCCGAGGATGCAAGGTTGTCTCACGAAGCAAGGGATCTCATTTGCCGGTTATTATGTGATGTTGACCACAGGCTTGGCAGTGCAGGAGCAGATCAAATAAAG GCCCATCCTTGGTTCCGAGGAGTTGCATGGGATAAACTTTATGAAATGGAAGCAGCATTTAAGCCTCAAGTCAATGATGAACTGGATACACAGAATTTTATGAAGTTTGAGGAA TTGGAAAATCCTCCAATCAGAACAGGTTCCGGGCACTCAAGAAAG ACGATGCTAAATTCCAAAGATCTCAGCTTTGTGGGGTATACATACAAAAACTTTGATGCTGTGAAAGGAATAAAACGTTCAG ATCTGCAAAGGAATTCATCCCTAACAAGGCCCTCTATTGGCTCAATATTCG GACCAACGGGCATGGATTCGCCTATAGAACCAAACGGAAGGgacacacacatgcacacaatTTCTTCTGGTGATCCAATGATTCCCTAA